TGACACCTCCATTGACAATGCTCAGCTTTAGCGAAGTCTCCCAAATCGTCAAAGGCCCATTATTCATTAATTTTACGTTGATGTCATTGTCCGAGACACGTCAGAGGATTTGGTATTTATTGACGCATATTGAACTGCAGTTTCATAGTCATTATGGTGaatctccacagtggtgaacccGATGATCAGTGTGCATGCAGTCCAAACGACTACAACTTCTTCATTGATttcatgatggtgtttcaggCCTTGATATGACCTCCAAATAAACTGTAAAGGACAaataaattagattataaaatgggtaatattaaaaataaattattataattgattAGTTTAGTGGCAATACATTATCTAATGTTAGGTTATCCAAGAGATTGTGATACTAAATGATGCAGTGTCTAGGACATCTGTTGTAAGTTATACCACAGGCCGACCATCTAAactaaaaaagttaaaataaattatttataaataataatgggTAAAATAACGTTATTGTAGTATTGGATCAAACTCCAGTCTCGACAAGGGTTGCTTCAAGATTTGACTGGGTAGAATGTGCATGTTGTAGTTGAAGTCTGTTCAAGCATGCAGTAGTCAAAGATAGTTTACATATTATGTTATGTAGATATGTATGTCATGTATGAGGGTTATCATCATACATGACATACATATGATAGTTGTATATAAATAGGATGTTATCTCACTTGTTAGGAGAGAGGTTGATTGTTATTTTCACTTGTAATCATTTAACGCTTAATGAGAAAGTGAATAAATGTTTTAACCAACTAtgtttctctctttcttctctctcttctttagTTGAACGATTTATTTTTTGATCAAGAAACTCTCTTTTTATTATAGTTTTACTTTTTTTCTTAGCACACATTTATCAACAAACTGGTGCGATCAACATGGAACAAGATGTCATCAACGAAGTATGAGATTGAGGAATTCACCGGAGTAAATGATTTTGAATTATGGCGCTTAAAAATGCAAGCTCTTCTTATTCAAAAAGGGTTGTTATAAGCGTTGAAGGGATCACAAAAAATAGAGGTTGCCCCAATGGAGAAGGAGAAGACGGTGATGATTAAGAAAGCCTAGAGTTCCATCGTATTGAGCCTTAGTGATAAGGTTCTTTGGCAGGTCTCAAAAGAGAAAACCGCAACAAGTGTGTGGAACAAACTTAAAGGCTTATACATGACTAAGTCGTTGGTCAATCGTCTCCACCTGAAGCAAGCTATGTATCCGTTCAAGATGAGTGAAGACAAAGTCATACTGAGCATTTGGATATGTTTAATATGCTGATTCTTTTTTTGGAGAATATTGATGTTAgcatcgatgatgaagatcaagcattGTTGCTGCTGTGTGCGCTACCTAGATctcatgctcatttcaaagaaactctcttgtatggaagaaagtccctgacctttgaagaagttaaaTCGACCTTGTACTCCAAGGACTTGAACAAATGTAAGGAGCAGAAATCATCATCTATTGGTGAAGGACTATCCATAAAAGGAAGATTCTCGAAGAAGGATGGTAGGTTTGAGAAGAATAAGGGTAAATATCAACATAAGTCTTATGGTTGTAATGCTCATTCTATTAGGTGTTATCACTATAAGAAGGAAGGTTAAATAAGAAAAGTGTGTCATGATAGGTTGGAGAGGTATGGTGATAGAAAGGACAACAACAATAcatccattgttcaagatgattatgAATCATCTAATGTTTTAGTGGTTTCAAATAGAAATTATAGCAAGGAAtgaattatggattcaggttgcacttggcacatgacttcaaacaaaaatatatttgaggAATTatatgatcaagatggtggatcagtgttactgggaaacaacaaagcctaAAAAATTACAGGAattggatctgtgagatttaaGCTCCATGATGATTCAGTAAAGTTGTTGATTAGCGTCAGGTATGTGCCTGATCTTAAGAGAAATTAGATTCCTCTTAGTGAATtagacaagaaaggatatgttttcaaaGGAAAGAAAGGAATCCTAAAAGTCATAAAAAGGTCGGAGGAAGTCATGAGAGGCATTAAGAGATATggtttgtatacccttgaggctgaggTTGTAAGTGGTTCAGCAGATTTTGCATCCACAAAGCCCGTGTCTAAGATAGAGctatggcacatgagattggtcCATGTTAGTGAAAGGGGCTTAGTCGAACTAGGGAAACAAAACATATAGGTGGTGTCAAGGTCGAAAAACCAGAGTTCTGTGAACCTTATGTATTTGGAAAAGcttgtagagtgaagttcaataaaggcaaacaaagaacacatggttAATTACATTCATGATGATATTTGGGGGCTTGCAAGAAGTCATTCACACTCAAGTGCAAgatatttcctatccatagttgACTATTATTCACAAAAGTTGTGGGTATTCTCTCAGAAAACTAaggaagaaaattttgaaaaattcaaaagttggaagactctggttgaaaatcaaacTGGCAAGAAGGTCAAGAGATTGAGGACTAATAATGGCCTTGGGTTTTACAATTAAGCCTTTGATAATCATTATGCTATGTTTGGTATTTCTAGGCACAAGACTGCAGTAGGTACTCCTCACTAAAATGGCCTGTCAGAGAGGACCAATCATACAATCCTAGAAAAGGTAAGATGCATGTTGGTCAGTGTTTTGGGTTGAGGTTGTCGTAACAGCAGCATATCTGACAATATTGGGTAGAACTTGACAATTTGACACGTGTTATTCCCATAATTATTCGGACAAGACTAAATTATGTAGGTCACACCTTGTTCGCGGGTAGAGCTAATGTTTGACTATAAACTTCGTACTTGTAAATTTTGTCAATACACAGTCACTCCAACatgttttatgcattttttaaaatctatttatcATTATGTTTTACTTTATGGATTTATTACTTTAGTAACTCAAAATTCGTATTTAACACTTTTTAGAGGAGTTATGAAATTAATAGTTAATGAACAAAGTTTCTTTCCCGATGTAATCTCTTAAAGAAAAAGGAATCACATTTGAGACTTATTAGCTAAACAAGAATAAAGTTGTATCCTCATTATCAACCTTAACCTCAATATTCTCCAAATCATCAATGATATTGTGAAATGTTGTCAATTGTTACACTATGTATATATTCTCCACCACTCTCAGTGAGTAGAGTTGTTGTTCTAGACGCAAAATGCGAGTCAAATACTTTCATATACAATAATTCAAGTTTTTTTCACTTCAAAGCTACTGTCTTTTCTCTAGCGACTTCCTTTAAAACTTTATCCCTGAGGCATAAGATAATGATATTTTTGGTTTTATCCACCATTTCGATCTTCTCTATTTGTGTTAGACATGCATGCAAGAATGCCTTATCTTTCAATgtttaaatacatttttttgttgtgttaagcTTGCTTGTATCTCTATTTTCCACAGTCTAAAATCCGTCTCCATAAAACTTATCAATATCCCATTTAGTATCCATGGTGTTCACTTGTAAACAAAACCCCTTTGACCCATGGTGGACACCACTTCTTGTGAAATTTAAGGGTTCAATCAGATCAATCAATTGttgaaaactaataataatattaatttcattGACATTGATAGTAAATATGTGTGAGACAAAGAACAATCACACCAAGCAACGTAAATAACATATAATTAGTGTAAGCAAATCTACACCATGTAAGAGGATGATAAAAGACAAGAACACAAAGAACTTGTTTATCCAGTTTGACTGAACCGATCTactttggggggggggggggagtaaCTCTCTAATTCACTATTCTTTCGAGAATGATTACAAGATACCACAAAAGACTTATAAAAAAGTAGTCATTGAAGTTTCTAAGAACAAAGTTTATTTTCTACCCAAGTATTTCTCAATCTCTTAAACTCTCTAAATGGGAATTACACAAACTTAAGACGAATTTAAAAGCGTTTCGCAATCCCCTTAGATACTCTCAATGATTTTCCAAATTTCAAGAACTCCAAGAAATTTCTACCATCATCTCTCTGagtttttatgagtttttctACAAGGATTACTATTTATTCCCTTTGTATTTAGACTATATTCTAAAGGTTGCTCTAATAAAAGTGATAAGGATACATACTGCTATTTACTTAAATACAACATATTCATAACAGGTCCGGCAATGACCCATTAACGAACATATCAGCAAGCTGAAACGACCAAACCCGATATCCACAAATCACTCGAATCAGACTCACTACTTGAGAACCACCGACTCACCACATCCACGTTTAACCGACCTCTGACGACAGACGACCTCCCCCACTTTTTATTGTCTAACCTCAGGCACCATCAATCGTCAGACCTCTATCGTCACCGAGCTTTACGTTGTCTGCCGCCACCCGTCGAACCGCGTCTCCGCAGCTCCGACGCCTTCATCGACTTTCCTATTACTTTGTGCAGTTCTAATTTCTGACAATCTCGATATATGTTTTCCTTCTCTTTATCACTTGAGGCTTTAAAACATATTTCTACCTATATTATTCTAgataaatattttgtatttgttaaaggtaattttttttcataaaattcaaTTTCACATATTTCAAATTATGATAACTTTGTTATTCAATCAACATAAAGTTCAATAATACTCCCTCTgttccaaattataagagaaattcacttttttttattctttaaataattaatttatctaGTCTATGTATATCATTAGCTTTGGAGTAGAGTAGAAAATgttatttttgaaaaagaaaaataatgttttatattttttcttcttcatattGTTTTGCAAAACAAAAAGATATATTcgagaattgaaaaaaaaaaaaatgcaactaaacattctttttctcttcaacctccatttcaaatTTTCAATTCCTTCATGTTCTGCAAGTTTTGTTTCAAAAAGCAACTACCTTTCCCTCCATTTCCCATCTCATTCTTCACACAATGCTTCTCTTTCTCTTCCCGTCAACACCATCATTCATGTAGCTCAATAAGTAGACTCAGAGCTTCTATGCCAATTCCTGATCAAACCCATTTCAAAGACCATGacacttttcattttttttgttccAACGCCCTCAAAATCTCAGCCAAAAAGGGTTATCTTCCCGAAGGAAAACAGTTACATGCCCATTTAATAAAGTTTGGATTTTGTCATGTTCTTTCATTACAAAATCAGATTTTGAGTGTTTATCTTAAATGTCAAGAAACCGAAGATGCAGAGAAACTGTTTGATGGATTGCTTGTGAGAAATGTCGTGTCGTGGAATATTATGATCCGCGGTATTGTTGGATCACGTGACAATGAAAATGACTCGAGTCATACGCAGCtgtgtttttcttattttaaaaggATGCTGTTGGAGATGGTGGTTCCGGACTATATAACTTTAAATGGTTTGATTTGTTTATGTGCTCGGTTTCATGATGCTGAGATGGGAATTCAGTTGCACTGTTTTACAGTGAAAGTTGGATTTGATTTGGACTGTTTTGTTGGTTCTGCTCTTGTTGATTTATATGCAAAATGTGGTTTTGTTGAGAATGCAAGGagggttttttgttttgttccaTTTAGAGATTTGGTTATGTGGAATGTGATGATTTCTTGCTATACCTTCAATTGTTTATCAAAAGAGGCTTTTAGCTTGTTCAATTTGATGCGGTTGGATGTTGCGAACGGGGACGAGTTCACTTTTAGTAGCATGCTCAGTGTAATAAGTGATGATGGTTTGGAATATTATGGTTTTGGAAAACAGGTTCACTGTCTTGTTCTGAGACAGTCATTTGACTCAGATGTTTTAGTGGCTAGTGCATTGATTAACATGTATGCGAAAACTGAAAACATAATCGATGCACGTAGAGTATTTGACGAGATGTCGATTCGAAATGTTGTGGCTTGGAACACTATGGTTGTTGGGTGTGGAAATCACGGTGATGGCAATGAAGTTATGAAGCTTCTCAGAGAGATGCTTCGAGAAGGGTTTCTTCCCGATGAACTGACTATTTCCAGCGTTATTAGTTCATGTGGCTATGCTTCTGCCATTACCGAAACACTGCAAGCACACGCTTTTGTGGTTAAGTTATTGAGTCATGATTTTTTATCTGTTGCCAATTCTTTGATCAGTGCTTACTCCAAGTGCGGTAGCATTACTAGTGCATTTAAATGCTTTGAATTAACTTCACAGCCTGATCTAGTTACTTGGACCTCATTGATATATGCATATGCATTCCACGGACTAGCCAAAGAAGCAACAGAGATGTTTGAGAAGATGCTATCTCGTGGCATAGTACCGGATAAAATCGCTTTTCTCGGCGTTCTCACTGCGTGTGCTCATCGCGGGCTTGTGACAAAGGGACTTCACTACTTCAAATTAATGACCAATGTGTATCAAATTGTTCCTGATTCAGAACATTACACTTGCCTAGTTGACCTTCTAGGAAGACATGGTCTTATTAATGAAGCTTTTCAATTGTTAAGGTCAATGCAAATAGAAGCTGATTCAGATACCTTAGGAGCATTTATTGGATCATGCAATCTGCATTCAAATATGGAACTAGCTAAATTTGCTGCAGAAAAACTCTTCATCATTGAGCCGGAAAAAAGTGTAAACTATGCAATGATATCTAACATGTATGCTTCACAGAAACATTGGTGTGATGTTGAACGAGTTCGAAAAACAATGAAAGACAAAAGTGATGCAAAAGTTCCTGGTTGTAGTTGGATTGAGATTGGTAATCAAGTTCATTCATTTGTATCCAATGATAAATCACATCCTAATGCTTTAGAAATGTATGTTATATTAAACATGCTTCTTAGAACAATGAAGGAATAAAATGGTATGAATTTGTAAAAAATGTTAACATCACATTTACATCATGATCTACATCATCCATACTAATATGGATTATTATTCAATGCTTTGCTTTAAAGATCTGTAAGTGGTGATTTGGCTTTCAATTGTTATGTTTGAACTAAcatgttaaaaaaaattcacttgTGCTATTGAGCAAAAACCATAGATACATATTACTTGTTATGTAGTAAAGTAATAATACCTAAAGTTTCTTgtaggtgtttttttttttttcctaagCTACAATAAAAGTCATGACAATCATTTTAATCTACATCACAATTTGAACACAACAGAGGGGtattaattttcttattattaaATCTATGATATTCGACGTCTTTCAAAAAAGCCAATAGTTAATAATCTTCTAATTAAGTACACTGATTGATCTTTTCATTTTGTTCCATTAAGGAGTTAGAAATGTGAAGTGAAGTGGTGATATTAAGTTTTGATGCAGTGGAACAAGGTTTTCATATGACAGAGAAGGGGTGGACCGGTAAGGTTAGCACTCCAGCGTCTAAGTAATTGAGTGAAAAATAGTATGAGGGTGAAAATGAACTGAATATCTAAAGTGGTGCAATCTGATCTTTATATAGTATGGACAGTTAAAACTGCCCTTGTGTGATTCAGCGGCTTGTGTAATTCAAATGTTCGTTCAATAAGAAATCAATGGTGAGAAATGTGACGGAGGACGTAATCATGTGTTCTCGACAGAGATAAGAGTCAACATGTTCGGTGTGCCTTTTCCTTTAACGCTTATTGGGCCTTCTTTGTGGGCCTTGCAGACGATCCATAATAGTTAAGAAATGATCTTTCCACTCTTATAGTTGCTCTAACACTACCGTAAAAAATCCATAACATCCCCActtattttcaccattttttagACAAAACTGAAGAGGCATCCTTTTCACGTTTAAATTTTATCCGGAGACGCATCTCCGTATGTGAAAAAAGTGTATCCGAAGATGCATTTCCGTAAATACCATTTATTCAAAAACGTGTTGGtggtccggagatgcatctccatacGCTTTCTTTCATTAATTTGCGCCAAAATCCTTCCCTCTTCACCATTCTTCATTTtctcaaaaccaacaaaaacactTGACCTCCCCCTCTCACAACCATTGCATTGAAGCTTTGAAGTATTATATTGAAGCATCAGTTGATCCCTTTCTCATCATTTTCATTATCTCATAACATTGAAACAATTCATTCTCATCAATCAATTTCATTTTGGTaagtttttctaattttattttgtttttgtgttttggtttataagttattttttagGATACATTAGATGTTTTAGGCACTTTAGGTAGAAGTGTAAACAAATTTGATAGGTTAGAACAACATACAATGAGGTTAATTGGGACGGTTAGAGTAGAAAATGGGGTTGCCATAGGAGATTTTCCCataaattaatttgagattttcccaattaattaatttgtaacttaatttgggattttcccaattaattgggaaaatcccaacTTTCACTATACTTTAACTATGTTTTAAAGATTACGTAGATgtcatcaaaattaattaatttgggattctcccaattaattgagaaaatctccaattaaattataaattaattaagaaaatctcaaattttcaattaattgggaaaaatctTCCGTATTTACATCTACGAAAAGGTTTGATGGGGtttgattaattgagaaaatttcaaattctcaattaattgggaaaaatatCCGTAGTTACATCTACGTAAAGGTTTGATAGGGTTTGACAATAGAGTGTTCCGTAGACGCATCTACGGAACTttggattttcccaattaattggaaaaatctcaAGATTCACTGTGTTTTATACGCTTtcgtatatgcatctacggaaaaaaccattttttttaaaaaaaatagggtGCTTCCGGAAATACATCTACAAAAGCACGAGAATAATTTTGTCAATTCGGTGGTGCGCCTAATGCCTATGGAGTCGTTTGAAATTTTCTGGGATTTAACCTTAACaacaaatttttgttttaatgttttcttaATGTACTTTTTATAAAtaagttatttatatttataaatcaaaactatttttttagtatagtttaataaaatattttaattaaacaatGTAGTAATGAAATATTTTTTCATTGACCATATCCAccaatataaaaaaaagaaaaaagaacaacAATGTTTGAGAACATAATAATTTAGGTTGTTTAAGAATTGCATATTTTGCTCCATATTGAAGTAAAATGTGCAAAATAAAGAAGTAGTAACGATAATTTTAACTATATTAATCATCTGAGATCACTTGTTGTTCttacaaaataaatatatgatgGTTTTATATAAACCTTATAAATTGAATAGAAATCTaagagaataataaaaaataaaaaaaaactataataacTCAACACGTATTCAACTTTCCTAAAAGTTAACTTATTAAACAGctaaattaacatttttatttataacaaaGACTAGAGTGTTTGAGGGAAAAAAAGACTAGAGTGAGTGAAAGAAGTGAAATGGCATAATCAAGCAATTTCACTACACCAAGTGTGCCAAAGTTTGATGAAGACTACGATCGTTGGAGTTTGATCATGTGTGCCAAAGTTTGATGAAGACTACGATCGTTGAAGTTTGATCATGGAGTATCCGCTTCTACAAAGGAGTATTAGAGTGTTATTGAATCTAGAATCAAGGAATCAAAGGAGAATGAATAGATAAGTGCAACACAACAAAAAATATTAGATGAAGAAAAACTCAAAGATTTGAAAGTAAAGAACTATGTATATTTCAGCCCATTGGCAAATTCATTTTAAAAGCTATTACCCATAAAGAAACAGCTAATCAACTATGGGAATCCATGAATGTCAAGTACAAGGGAAGCACTAA
The DNA window shown above is from Vicia villosa cultivar HV-30 ecotype Madison, WI unplaced genomic scaffold, Vvil1.0 ctg.000364F_1_1, whole genome shotgun sequence and carries:
- the LOC131627442 gene encoding pentatricopeptide repeat-containing protein At2g46050, mitochondrial, which gives rise to MFCKFCFKKQLPFPPFPISFFTQCFSFSSRQHHHSCSSISRLRASMPIPDQTHFKDHDTFHFFCSNALKISAKKGYLPEGKQLHAHLIKFGFCHVLSLQNQILSVYLKCQETEDAEKLFDGLLVRNVVSWNIMIRGIVGSRDNENDSSHTQLCFSYFKRMLLEMVVPDYITLNGLICLCARFHDAEMGIQLHCFTVKVGFDLDCFVGSALVDLYAKCGFVENARRVFCFVPFRDLVMWNVMISCYTFNCLSKEAFSLFNLMRLDVANGDEFTFSSMLSVISDDGLEYYGFGKQVHCLVLRQSFDSDVLVASALINMYAKTENIIDARRVFDEMSIRNVVAWNTMVVGCGNHGDGNEVMKLLREMLREGFLPDELTISSVISSCGYASAITETLQAHAFVVKLLSHDFLSVANSLISAYSKCGSITSAFKCFELTSQPDLVTWTSLIYAYAFHGLAKEATEMFEKMLSRGIVPDKIAFLGVLTACAHRGLVTKGLHYFKLMTNVYQIVPDSEHYTCLVDLLGRHGLINEAFQLLRSMQIEADSDTLGAFIGSCNLHSNMELAKFAAEKLFIIEPEKSVNYAMISNMYASQKHWCDVERVRKTMKDKSDAKVPGCSWIEIGNQVHSFVSNDKSHPNALEMYVILNMLLRTMKE